A genomic stretch from Sceloporus undulatus isolate JIND9_A2432 ecotype Alabama chromosome 5, SceUnd_v1.1, whole genome shotgun sequence includes:
- the AGBL3 gene encoding cytosolic carboxypeptidase 3 isoform X1, whose product MSEDPDKDKQHVEQLTSDDYNSDEDPFNPFLTEDLEPCAFLTDSFCDQLFPRTTQILLEYNSGKWVPRLREPRDLYGLSPAGHLNIIRWPNQYEVIRDRIEHIEWDPPHPEPLYCPTGLETEPPFSEPGEGTVVYLAEEANKDSSFVYSRIGGTCPSKQVLPQSWEDWDNTLIFEGRFESGNLQKVVKISDFEYELTLRTDLYTKRHTQWYYFQVTNTQAGMPYRFTIVNFTKPASLYNRGMRPLLYSETEAKIHKVGWQRTGNEIKYYKNNLSQDGRQYFSLTWTFQFPHDRDTCYFAHCYPYTYSKLQDYLSDIARDPSRSKFCKIRILCHSLARNIVYVLTITNPLQDCKEEKRKAAIILTARVHPGETNSSWMMKGFLDYILGDSSNAQLLRDTFIFKVVPMLNPDGVIVGNYRCSLAGRDLNRNYKSDLKESFPSVWYTRTMIKRMMEERSVLLYCDLHGHSRKENVFMYGCEKRDQQEEGSCLHQRIFPFIMSKNCPDKFSFPDCSFKIQKGKEGTGRVVMWKMGISNSYTLEVTFCGSKLGNRHGTHFSTKDLESIGYHFCDSLLDFCNQKKDKYNECLKELEEMVKRDDHIASLNDTVDKDSSSDSSDYNETAIKVDSQAKLKKKCLKTKKQRTSFLESSARRMPKQSHEPMQSEVKKSEDSFHRISKSQDHILKNTQVFQRLKLRELQNMQREKYAVSKQNLDLFCRTPNDKKVWMAY is encoded by the exons ATGTCCGAAGATCCAGATAAGGACAAACAGCATGTAGAACAATTAACCAGTGATGATTACAACTCg GATGAGGATCCCTTTAATCCATTTTTAACAGAAGATCTTGAGCCATGTGCATTTTTAACAG ATTCTTTTTGTGATCAACTTTTCCCACGGACCACACAGATTTTGTTGGAATATAACTCAGGGAAGTGGGTGCCACGGCTTCGTGAGCCACGTGATTTATATGGCTTATCTCCAGCAGGACACCTGAATATAATACGCTGGCCTAATCAGTATGAAGTTATCAGAGATAGAATTGAGCATATTG agtGGGATCCACCTCATCCAGAGCCACTATATTGTCCAACTGGCCTGGAGACAGAGCCACCTTTCTCAGAACCTGGAGAGGGTACTGTGGTGTATCTAGCAGAAGAAG CTAATAAAGATTCCAGCTTTGTGTATTCTCGAATAGGAGGGACCTGTCCTTCCAAACAGGTGCTTCCTCAATCCTGGGAAGACTGGGACAATACTTTGATTTTTGAAGGACGATTTGAAAGTGGGAATCTGCAGAAGGTGGTCAAAAT TAGTGATTTTGAGTATGAGCTGACACTACGTACTGATCTCTACACAAAAAGACACACTCAGTGGTATTACTTCCAGGTCACTAACACCCAAGCAGGAATGCCTTATCGTTTCACTATTGTCAACTTCACCAAGCCAGCAAGCTTGTACAATCGTGGGATGCGTCCATTACTGTATTCAGAAACAGAAGCGAAGATACATAAGGTGGGCTGGCAGAGGACAGGAAATGAAAtcaaatattacaaaaacaatCTCAGCCAAGATGGACGCCAGTATTTTTCCCTGACATGGACATTCCAGTTCCCACATGACAGGGACACCTGCTATTTTGCCCACTGCTATCCTTACACATACAGCAAATTGCAAGACTACCTGTCAGACATTGCAAGAGACCCAAGTCGGTCGAAGTTCTGCAAGATCCGCATTTTGTGTCATTCCTTGGCTAGAAATATAGTCTATGTCTTAACCATCACCAACCCCTTGCAGGATTGCAAGGAGGAAAAACGCAAAGCAGCCATTATTTTGACGGCTAGGGTGCACCCAGGTGAAACTAACAGTTCCTGGATGATGAAAGGCTTTTTGGATTACATTTTGGGAGATTCAAGTAATGCCCAGTTGCTCCgagacacatttatttttaaggtGGTGCCAATGTTGAATCCAGATGGTGTGATTGTGGGCAATTACCGCTGTTCTTTAGCGGGCAGGGATTTAAATCGGAATTATAAATCAGATCTCAAGGAATCCTTCCCTTCTGTATGGTACACCCGCACCATGATCAAAAG AATGATGGAAGAACGCAGCGTTCTCCTATATTGTGACCTTCATGGTCATAGCAGGAAAGAGAATGTCttcatgtatggctgtgaaaaaAGAGATCAGCAAGAAGAAGGATCATGCTTACACCAGCgcatttttccttttattatgAGCAAAAACTGCCCAGATAAA TTCTCATTTCCAGACTGCAgtttcaaaatacaaaaaggcAAAGAAGGAACAGGCCGAGTAGTTATGTGGAAGATGGGAATCAGCAACAGCTATAccttggaagttactttttgcGGATCTAAACTGG GTAATAGACATGGTACCCACTTCAGTACTAAGGATCTGGAATCCATAGGTTACCATTTCTGTGATTCACTGTTGGACTTCTGTAATCAAAAGAAAGACAAG TATAATGAATGCCTGAAGGAACTGGAAGAAATGGTGAAACGGGATGATCATATTGCTTCTCTCAATGACACAGTAGACAAAGATTCCAG ctcAGATAGCTCAGATTACAATGAAACTGCTATTAAAGTAGACTCCCAG GCAAAGCTAAAAAAGAAGTGTCTGAAAACAAAGAAGCAAAGGACTTCCTTTCTTGAATCATCTGCAAGAAGAATGCCTAAACAGTCCCATGAACCAATG
- the AGBL3 gene encoding cytosolic carboxypeptidase 3 isoform X3, producing MSEDPDKDKQHVEQLTSDDYNSDEDPFNPFLTEDLEPCAFLTDSFCDQLFPRTTQILLEYNSGKWVPRLREPRDLYGLSPAGHLNIIRWPNQYEVIRDRIEHIEWDPPHPEPLYCPTGLETEPPFSEPGEGTVVYLAEEANKDSSFVYSRIGGTCPSKQVLPQSWEDWDNTLIFEGRFESGNLQKVVKISDFEYELTLRTDLYTKRHTQWYYFQVTNTQAGMPYRFTIVNFTKPASLYNRGMRPLLYSETEAKIHKVGWQRTGNEIKYYKNNLSQDGRQYFSLTWTFQFPHDRDTCYFAHCYPYTYSKLQDYLSDIARDPSRSKFCKIRILCHSLARNIVYVLTITNPLQDCKEEKRKAAIILTARVHPGETNSSWMMKGFLDYILGDSSNAQLLRDTFIFKVVPMLNPDGVIVGNYRCSLAGRDLNRNYKSDLKESFPSVWYTRTMIKRMMEERSVLLYCDLHGHSRKENVFMYGCEKRDQQEEGSCLHQRIFPFIMSKNCPDKFSFPDCSFKIQKGKEGTGRVVMWKMGISNSYTLEVTFCGSKLGNRHGTHFSTKDLESIGYHFCDSLLDFCNQKKDKYNECLKELEEMVKRDDHIASLNDTVDKDSSSDSSDYNETAIKVDSQAKLKKKCLKTKKQRTSFLESSARRMPKQSHEPMPSPRQPRPAPVGKGLCLFKCN from the exons ATGTCCGAAGATCCAGATAAGGACAAACAGCATGTAGAACAATTAACCAGTGATGATTACAACTCg GATGAGGATCCCTTTAATCCATTTTTAACAGAAGATCTTGAGCCATGTGCATTTTTAACAG ATTCTTTTTGTGATCAACTTTTCCCACGGACCACACAGATTTTGTTGGAATATAACTCAGGGAAGTGGGTGCCACGGCTTCGTGAGCCACGTGATTTATATGGCTTATCTCCAGCAGGACACCTGAATATAATACGCTGGCCTAATCAGTATGAAGTTATCAGAGATAGAATTGAGCATATTG agtGGGATCCACCTCATCCAGAGCCACTATATTGTCCAACTGGCCTGGAGACAGAGCCACCTTTCTCAGAACCTGGAGAGGGTACTGTGGTGTATCTAGCAGAAGAAG CTAATAAAGATTCCAGCTTTGTGTATTCTCGAATAGGAGGGACCTGTCCTTCCAAACAGGTGCTTCCTCAATCCTGGGAAGACTGGGACAATACTTTGATTTTTGAAGGACGATTTGAAAGTGGGAATCTGCAGAAGGTGGTCAAAAT TAGTGATTTTGAGTATGAGCTGACACTACGTACTGATCTCTACACAAAAAGACACACTCAGTGGTATTACTTCCAGGTCACTAACACCCAAGCAGGAATGCCTTATCGTTTCACTATTGTCAACTTCACCAAGCCAGCAAGCTTGTACAATCGTGGGATGCGTCCATTACTGTATTCAGAAACAGAAGCGAAGATACATAAGGTGGGCTGGCAGAGGACAGGAAATGAAAtcaaatattacaaaaacaatCTCAGCCAAGATGGACGCCAGTATTTTTCCCTGACATGGACATTCCAGTTCCCACATGACAGGGACACCTGCTATTTTGCCCACTGCTATCCTTACACATACAGCAAATTGCAAGACTACCTGTCAGACATTGCAAGAGACCCAAGTCGGTCGAAGTTCTGCAAGATCCGCATTTTGTGTCATTCCTTGGCTAGAAATATAGTCTATGTCTTAACCATCACCAACCCCTTGCAGGATTGCAAGGAGGAAAAACGCAAAGCAGCCATTATTTTGACGGCTAGGGTGCACCCAGGTGAAACTAACAGTTCCTGGATGATGAAAGGCTTTTTGGATTACATTTTGGGAGATTCAAGTAATGCCCAGTTGCTCCgagacacatttatttttaaggtGGTGCCAATGTTGAATCCAGATGGTGTGATTGTGGGCAATTACCGCTGTTCTTTAGCGGGCAGGGATTTAAATCGGAATTATAAATCAGATCTCAAGGAATCCTTCCCTTCTGTATGGTACACCCGCACCATGATCAAAAG AATGATGGAAGAACGCAGCGTTCTCCTATATTGTGACCTTCATGGTCATAGCAGGAAAGAGAATGTCttcatgtatggctgtgaaaaaAGAGATCAGCAAGAAGAAGGATCATGCTTACACCAGCgcatttttccttttattatgAGCAAAAACTGCCCAGATAAA TTCTCATTTCCAGACTGCAgtttcaaaatacaaaaaggcAAAGAAGGAACAGGCCGAGTAGTTATGTGGAAGATGGGAATCAGCAACAGCTATAccttggaagttactttttgcGGATCTAAACTGG GTAATAGACATGGTACCCACTTCAGTACTAAGGATCTGGAATCCATAGGTTACCATTTCTGTGATTCACTGTTGGACTTCTGTAATCAAAAGAAAGACAAG TATAATGAATGCCTGAAGGAACTGGAAGAAATGGTGAAACGGGATGATCATATTGCTTCTCTCAATGACACAGTAGACAAAGATTCCAG ctcAGATAGCTCAGATTACAATGAAACTGCTATTAAAGTAGACTCCCAG GCAAAGCTAAAAAAGAAGTGTCTGAAAACAAAGAAGCAAAGGACTTCCTTTCTTGAATCATCTGCAAGAAGAATGCCTAAACAGTCCCATGAACCAATG
- the AGBL3 gene encoding cytosolic carboxypeptidase 3 isoform X4, which produces MSEDPDKDKQHVEQLTSDDYNSDEDPFNPFLTEDLEPCAFLTDSFCDQLFPRTTQILLEYNSGKWVPRLREPRDLYGLSPAGHLNIIRWPNQYEVIRDRIEHIEWDPPHPEPLYCPTGLETEPPFSEPGEGTVVYLAEEANKDSSFVYSRIGGTCPSKQVLPQSWEDWDNTLIFEGRFESGNLQKVVKISDFEYELTLRTDLYTKRHTQWYYFQVTNTQAGMPYRFTIVNFTKPASLYNRGMRPLLYSETEAKIHKVGWQRTGNEIKYYKNNLSQDGRQYFSLTWTFQFPHDRDTCYFAHCYPYTYSKLQDYLSDIARDPSRSKFCKIRILCHSLARNIVYVLTITNPLQDCKEEKRKAAIILTARVHPGETNSSWMMKGFLDYILGDSSNAQLLRDTFIFKVVPMLNPDGVIVGNYRCSLAGRDLNRNYKSDLKESFPSVWYTRTMIKRMMEERSVLLYCDLHGHSRKENVFMYGCEKRDQQEEGSCLHQRIFPFIMSKNCPDKFSFPDCSFKIQKGKEGTGRVVMWKMGISNSYTLEVTFCGSKLGNRHGTHFSTKDLESIGYHFCDSLLDFCNQKKDKCVISPV; this is translated from the exons ATGTCCGAAGATCCAGATAAGGACAAACAGCATGTAGAACAATTAACCAGTGATGATTACAACTCg GATGAGGATCCCTTTAATCCATTTTTAACAGAAGATCTTGAGCCATGTGCATTTTTAACAG ATTCTTTTTGTGATCAACTTTTCCCACGGACCACACAGATTTTGTTGGAATATAACTCAGGGAAGTGGGTGCCACGGCTTCGTGAGCCACGTGATTTATATGGCTTATCTCCAGCAGGACACCTGAATATAATACGCTGGCCTAATCAGTATGAAGTTATCAGAGATAGAATTGAGCATATTG agtGGGATCCACCTCATCCAGAGCCACTATATTGTCCAACTGGCCTGGAGACAGAGCCACCTTTCTCAGAACCTGGAGAGGGTACTGTGGTGTATCTAGCAGAAGAAG CTAATAAAGATTCCAGCTTTGTGTATTCTCGAATAGGAGGGACCTGTCCTTCCAAACAGGTGCTTCCTCAATCCTGGGAAGACTGGGACAATACTTTGATTTTTGAAGGACGATTTGAAAGTGGGAATCTGCAGAAGGTGGTCAAAAT TAGTGATTTTGAGTATGAGCTGACACTACGTACTGATCTCTACACAAAAAGACACACTCAGTGGTATTACTTCCAGGTCACTAACACCCAAGCAGGAATGCCTTATCGTTTCACTATTGTCAACTTCACCAAGCCAGCAAGCTTGTACAATCGTGGGATGCGTCCATTACTGTATTCAGAAACAGAAGCGAAGATACATAAGGTGGGCTGGCAGAGGACAGGAAATGAAAtcaaatattacaaaaacaatCTCAGCCAAGATGGACGCCAGTATTTTTCCCTGACATGGACATTCCAGTTCCCACATGACAGGGACACCTGCTATTTTGCCCACTGCTATCCTTACACATACAGCAAATTGCAAGACTACCTGTCAGACATTGCAAGAGACCCAAGTCGGTCGAAGTTCTGCAAGATCCGCATTTTGTGTCATTCCTTGGCTAGAAATATAGTCTATGTCTTAACCATCACCAACCCCTTGCAGGATTGCAAGGAGGAAAAACGCAAAGCAGCCATTATTTTGACGGCTAGGGTGCACCCAGGTGAAACTAACAGTTCCTGGATGATGAAAGGCTTTTTGGATTACATTTTGGGAGATTCAAGTAATGCCCAGTTGCTCCgagacacatttatttttaaggtGGTGCCAATGTTGAATCCAGATGGTGTGATTGTGGGCAATTACCGCTGTTCTTTAGCGGGCAGGGATTTAAATCGGAATTATAAATCAGATCTCAAGGAATCCTTCCCTTCTGTATGGTACACCCGCACCATGATCAAAAG AATGATGGAAGAACGCAGCGTTCTCCTATATTGTGACCTTCATGGTCATAGCAGGAAAGAGAATGTCttcatgtatggctgtgaaaaaAGAGATCAGCAAGAAGAAGGATCATGCTTACACCAGCgcatttttccttttattatgAGCAAAAACTGCCCAGATAAA TTCTCATTTCCAGACTGCAgtttcaaaatacaaaaaggcAAAGAAGGAACAGGCCGAGTAGTTATGTGGAAGATGGGAATCAGCAACAGCTATAccttggaagttactttttgcGGATCTAAACTGG GTAATAGACATGGTACCCACTTCAGTACTAAGGATCTGGAATCCATAGGTTACCATTTCTGTGATTCACTGTTGGACTTCTGTAATCAAAAGAAAGACAAG TGTGTGATCTCCCCAGTATAA
- the AGBL3 gene encoding cytosolic carboxypeptidase 3 isoform X5, which yields MSEDPDKDKQHVEQLTSDDYNSDEDPFNPFLTEDLEPCAFLTDSFCDQLFPRTTQILLEYNSGKWVPRLREPRDLYGLSPAGHLNIIRWPNQYEVIRDRIEHIEWDPPHPEPLYCPTGLETEPPFSEPGEGTVVYLAEEANKDSSFVYSRIGGTCPSKQVLPQSWEDWDNTLIFEGRFESGNLQKVVKISDFEYELTLRTDLYTKRHTQWYYFQVTNTQAGMPYRFTIVNFTKPASLYNRGMRPLLYSETEAKIHKVGWQRTGNEIKYYKNNLSQDGRQYFSLTWTFQFPHDRDTCYFAHCYPYTYSKLQDYLSDIARDPSRSKFCKIRILCHSLARNIVYVLTITNPLQDCKEEKRKAAIILTARVHPGETNSSWMMKGFLDYILGDSSNAQLLRDTFIFKVVPMLNPDGVIVGNYRCSLAGRDLNRNYKSDLKESFPSVWYTRTMIKRMMEERSVLLYCDLHGHSRKENVFMYGCEKRDQQEEGSCLHQRIFPFIMSKNCPDKFSFPDCSFKIQKGKEGTGRVVMWKMGISNSYTLEVTFCGSKLGNRHGTHFSTKDLESIGYHFCDSLLDFCNQKKDKLR from the exons ATGTCCGAAGATCCAGATAAGGACAAACAGCATGTAGAACAATTAACCAGTGATGATTACAACTCg GATGAGGATCCCTTTAATCCATTTTTAACAGAAGATCTTGAGCCATGTGCATTTTTAACAG ATTCTTTTTGTGATCAACTTTTCCCACGGACCACACAGATTTTGTTGGAATATAACTCAGGGAAGTGGGTGCCACGGCTTCGTGAGCCACGTGATTTATATGGCTTATCTCCAGCAGGACACCTGAATATAATACGCTGGCCTAATCAGTATGAAGTTATCAGAGATAGAATTGAGCATATTG agtGGGATCCACCTCATCCAGAGCCACTATATTGTCCAACTGGCCTGGAGACAGAGCCACCTTTCTCAGAACCTGGAGAGGGTACTGTGGTGTATCTAGCAGAAGAAG CTAATAAAGATTCCAGCTTTGTGTATTCTCGAATAGGAGGGACCTGTCCTTCCAAACAGGTGCTTCCTCAATCCTGGGAAGACTGGGACAATACTTTGATTTTTGAAGGACGATTTGAAAGTGGGAATCTGCAGAAGGTGGTCAAAAT TAGTGATTTTGAGTATGAGCTGACACTACGTACTGATCTCTACACAAAAAGACACACTCAGTGGTATTACTTCCAGGTCACTAACACCCAAGCAGGAATGCCTTATCGTTTCACTATTGTCAACTTCACCAAGCCAGCAAGCTTGTACAATCGTGGGATGCGTCCATTACTGTATTCAGAAACAGAAGCGAAGATACATAAGGTGGGCTGGCAGAGGACAGGAAATGAAAtcaaatattacaaaaacaatCTCAGCCAAGATGGACGCCAGTATTTTTCCCTGACATGGACATTCCAGTTCCCACATGACAGGGACACCTGCTATTTTGCCCACTGCTATCCTTACACATACAGCAAATTGCAAGACTACCTGTCAGACATTGCAAGAGACCCAAGTCGGTCGAAGTTCTGCAAGATCCGCATTTTGTGTCATTCCTTGGCTAGAAATATAGTCTATGTCTTAACCATCACCAACCCCTTGCAGGATTGCAAGGAGGAAAAACGCAAAGCAGCCATTATTTTGACGGCTAGGGTGCACCCAGGTGAAACTAACAGTTCCTGGATGATGAAAGGCTTTTTGGATTACATTTTGGGAGATTCAAGTAATGCCCAGTTGCTCCgagacacatttatttttaaggtGGTGCCAATGTTGAATCCAGATGGTGTGATTGTGGGCAATTACCGCTGTTCTTTAGCGGGCAGGGATTTAAATCGGAATTATAAATCAGATCTCAAGGAATCCTTCCCTTCTGTATGGTACACCCGCACCATGATCAAAAG AATGATGGAAGAACGCAGCGTTCTCCTATATTGTGACCTTCATGGTCATAGCAGGAAAGAGAATGTCttcatgtatggctgtgaaaaaAGAGATCAGCAAGAAGAAGGATCATGCTTACACCAGCgcatttttccttttattatgAGCAAAAACTGCCCAGATAAA TTCTCATTTCCAGACTGCAgtttcaaaatacaaaaaggcAAAGAAGGAACAGGCCGAGTAGTTATGTGGAAGATGGGAATCAGCAACAGCTATAccttggaagttactttttgcGGATCTAAACTGG GTAATAGACATGGTACCCACTTCAGTACTAAGGATCTGGAATCCATAGGTTACCATTTCTGTGATTCACTGTTGGACTTCTGTAATCAAAAGAAAGACAAG ctcAGATAG
- the AGBL3 gene encoding cytosolic carboxypeptidase 3 isoform X2: MSEDPDKDKQHVEQLTSDDYNSDEDPFNPFLTEDLEPCAFLTDSFCDQLFPRTTQILLEYNSGKWVPRLREPRDLYGLSPAGHLNIIRWPNQYEVIRDRIEHIEWDPPHPEPLYCPTGLETEPPFSEPGEGTVVYLAEEANKDSSFVYSRIGGTCPSKQVLPQSWEDWDNTLIFEGRFESGNLQKVVKISDFEYELTLRTDLYTKRHTQWYYFQVTNTQAGMPYRFTIVNFTKPASLYNRGMRPLLYSETEAKIHKVGWQRTGNEIKYYKNNLSQDGRQYFSLTWTFQFPHDRDTCYFAHCYPYTYSKLQDYLSDIARDPSRSKFCKIRILCHSLARNIVYVLTITNPLQDCKEEKRKAAIILTARVHPGETNSSWMMKGFLDYILGDSSNAQLLRDTFIFKVVPMLNPDGVIVGNYRCSLAGRDLNRNYKSDLKESFPSVWYTRTMIKRMMEERSVLLYCDLHGHSRKENVFMYGCEKRDQQEEGSCLHQRIFPFIMSKNCPDKFSFPDCSFKIQKGKEGTGRVVMWKMGISNSYTLEVTFCGSKLGNRHGTHFSTKDLESIGYHFCDSLLDFCNQKKDKYNECLKELEEMVKRDDHIASLNDTVDKDSSSDSSDYNETAIKVDSQAKLKKKCLKTKKQRTSFLESSARRMPKQSHEPMSEVKKSEDSFHRISKSQDHILKNTQVFQRLKLRELQNMQREKYAVSKQNLDLFCRTPNDKKVWMAY, encoded by the exons ATGTCCGAAGATCCAGATAAGGACAAACAGCATGTAGAACAATTAACCAGTGATGATTACAACTCg GATGAGGATCCCTTTAATCCATTTTTAACAGAAGATCTTGAGCCATGTGCATTTTTAACAG ATTCTTTTTGTGATCAACTTTTCCCACGGACCACACAGATTTTGTTGGAATATAACTCAGGGAAGTGGGTGCCACGGCTTCGTGAGCCACGTGATTTATATGGCTTATCTCCAGCAGGACACCTGAATATAATACGCTGGCCTAATCAGTATGAAGTTATCAGAGATAGAATTGAGCATATTG agtGGGATCCACCTCATCCAGAGCCACTATATTGTCCAACTGGCCTGGAGACAGAGCCACCTTTCTCAGAACCTGGAGAGGGTACTGTGGTGTATCTAGCAGAAGAAG CTAATAAAGATTCCAGCTTTGTGTATTCTCGAATAGGAGGGACCTGTCCTTCCAAACAGGTGCTTCCTCAATCCTGGGAAGACTGGGACAATACTTTGATTTTTGAAGGACGATTTGAAAGTGGGAATCTGCAGAAGGTGGTCAAAAT TAGTGATTTTGAGTATGAGCTGACACTACGTACTGATCTCTACACAAAAAGACACACTCAGTGGTATTACTTCCAGGTCACTAACACCCAAGCAGGAATGCCTTATCGTTTCACTATTGTCAACTTCACCAAGCCAGCAAGCTTGTACAATCGTGGGATGCGTCCATTACTGTATTCAGAAACAGAAGCGAAGATACATAAGGTGGGCTGGCAGAGGACAGGAAATGAAAtcaaatattacaaaaacaatCTCAGCCAAGATGGACGCCAGTATTTTTCCCTGACATGGACATTCCAGTTCCCACATGACAGGGACACCTGCTATTTTGCCCACTGCTATCCTTACACATACAGCAAATTGCAAGACTACCTGTCAGACATTGCAAGAGACCCAAGTCGGTCGAAGTTCTGCAAGATCCGCATTTTGTGTCATTCCTTGGCTAGAAATATAGTCTATGTCTTAACCATCACCAACCCCTTGCAGGATTGCAAGGAGGAAAAACGCAAAGCAGCCATTATTTTGACGGCTAGGGTGCACCCAGGTGAAACTAACAGTTCCTGGATGATGAAAGGCTTTTTGGATTACATTTTGGGAGATTCAAGTAATGCCCAGTTGCTCCgagacacatttatttttaaggtGGTGCCAATGTTGAATCCAGATGGTGTGATTGTGGGCAATTACCGCTGTTCTTTAGCGGGCAGGGATTTAAATCGGAATTATAAATCAGATCTCAAGGAATCCTTCCCTTCTGTATGGTACACCCGCACCATGATCAAAAG AATGATGGAAGAACGCAGCGTTCTCCTATATTGTGACCTTCATGGTCATAGCAGGAAAGAGAATGTCttcatgtatggctgtgaaaaaAGAGATCAGCAAGAAGAAGGATCATGCTTACACCAGCgcatttttccttttattatgAGCAAAAACTGCCCAGATAAA TTCTCATTTCCAGACTGCAgtttcaaaatacaaaaaggcAAAGAAGGAACAGGCCGAGTAGTTATGTGGAAGATGGGAATCAGCAACAGCTATAccttggaagttactttttgcGGATCTAAACTGG GTAATAGACATGGTACCCACTTCAGTACTAAGGATCTGGAATCCATAGGTTACCATTTCTGTGATTCACTGTTGGACTTCTGTAATCAAAAGAAAGACAAG TATAATGAATGCCTGAAGGAACTGGAAGAAATGGTGAAACGGGATGATCATATTGCTTCTCTCAATGACACAGTAGACAAAGATTCCAG ctcAGATAGCTCAGATTACAATGAAACTGCTATTAAAGTAGACTCCCAG GCAAAGCTAAAAAAGAAGTGTCTGAAAACAAAGAAGCAAAGGACTTCCTTTCTTGAATCATCTGCAAGAAGAATGCCTAAACAGTCCCATGAACCAATG